In the genome of Cercospora beticola chromosome 2, complete sequence, one region contains:
- a CDS encoding uncharacterized protein (BUSCO:EOG09262IP2) codes for MAAEIARPALSKRRRLSSSADMQQAIAQPGSIKINVTGASIIDHEEEDSSPERSPTSSQADHSEIDGEHSYQHHKRDIRLPNHTAVVSHVAADIGGSLAKVVYFTRENEHESTSGGRLSFLSFETEKIDDCIDYLRTLQVKHQRANGLDQSTKLSIMATGGGAFKFYDKIRSTLGVEVEREDEMECLIKGLDFFITQIPNEVFTFDDNNEDGPMQFQDPKADVYPYLLVNIGSGVSMIKVSGPSEYQRIGGTSLGGGTLWGLLSLLTGARNFDDMLDMADKGDNGAVDLLVGDIYGEGMGYEKIGLSEKTIASSFGKVLKRKREAERLAEDGNGCSNEKLTRPKLSKTANGVSDDNVGSGLVGDGRMFKPEDISRSLLYAISNNIGQIAFLQSERHDLKRIYFGGSFIRGHQQTIHTLSFAINFWSKGTKQAYFLRHEGYLGAVGAFVKRKPANWGRSRSVEPNGV; via the exons ATGGCGGCCGAAATCGCGAGACCCGCGCTGTCCAAGCGCCGCCGTTTGTCAAGCTCTGCTGATATGCAACAAGCCATTGCTCAGCCGGGCAGTATCAAGATCAACGTTACCGGAGCTTCGATCATAGatcacgaagaagaggactcTTCACCCGAGAGGTCTCCCACAAGCAGCCAGGCAGACCACTCCGAGATCGACGGCGAACATTCTTATCAGCATCACAAGCGTGACATACGGCTTCCGAACCACACAGCAGTTGTTTCGCACGTGGCAGCAGACATTGGTGGTAGCTTGGCCAAAGTTGTCTACTTCACGCGCGAGAATGAGCATGAGTCCACTTCTGGTGGCCGACTGTCCTTTCTCTCTTTCGAAACGGAGAAGATCGACGACTGTATCGATTATCTACGCACTCTACAAGTGAAGCATCAGCGAGCCAATGGACTGGATCAGTCCACCAAGTTAAGCATCATGGCCACAGGCGGTGGAGCGTTCAAATTCTATGACAAGATTCGATCAACGCTAGGCGTGGAAGTGGAGCGGGAAGACGAGATGGAATGCCTGATCAAAGGACTGGATTTCTTCATCACGCAAATACCAAACGAGGTTTTCACATTTGATGATAACAACGAGGATGGACCTATGCAGTTCCAAGACCCAAAGGCGGACGTATACCCTTATCTGCTCGTGAATATCGGAAGTGGAGTGAGCATGATTAAGGTCTCTGGGCCGTCAGAGTATCAGCGTATCGGCGGCACATCACTGGGCGGTGGTACTCTGTGGGGGCTCTTATCTCTTCTGACAGGCGCGAGAAATTTTGACGACATGCTGGACATGGCAGACAAGGGCGACAATGGAGCTGTGGATCTGCTCGTCGGTGATATATATGGTGAAGGGATGGGCTACGAGAAAATCGGGCTCAGCGAAAAGACGATTGCAAGCAGTTTCGGCAAAGTgctgaagaggaagcgagaagcagaaaggCTGGCAGAGGACGGGAATGGATGCAGCAACGAGAAGCTGACTAGACCGAAGCTTTCGAAAACAGCAAATGGTGTTTCAGATGACAACGTCGGGAGTGGCCTGGTTGGTGATGGCAGGATGTTCAAGCCCGAAGATATCTCGAGAAGTCTTCTATATGCCATTAG TAACAACATCGGCCAGATCGCCTTTTTGCAGTCAGAACGACACGACTTGAAGCGAATATACTTTGGCGGCTCTTTCATCAGAGGACATCAGCAAACCATCCACACGTTGTCCTTTGCCATTAATTTCTGGAGTAAAGGCACGAAACAGGCATATTTTCTCAGGCACGAAGGATATCTTGGCGCTGTAGGAGCCTTCGTCAAGAGGAAGCCCGCGAACTGGGGACGCAGTAGAAGTGTAGAGCCAAATGGGGTATAG